The Acidithiobacillus sp. genome contains the following window.
ACAGGGGTATCTGCTGGCTCCGCCGCTCCCTGAGAATGCTTTCTTCACTTGGCAAAACTGGTTGCTGCCTGCGATTCTGCGGCCCACCCGCGCCATCGCCTTACAGGATATGGCGGCTTTGTGGCAGCAGTTGCAACAGGAGAATGCCTGACGGGACAGGTCGACCGAGTACTGCTAAGATGACGCAAAACAGGGGGCTGTCGTGACATGCGGGACCAATGAGAGTCCGGCCGGGAGGTAGAGGGGAAACGATGACGGAACAGATTCATGAGGTCCGCCAGTACCTCTTTGCTGATCGCTATCGGGTCAGCTCTTGGCTGCATGCGACCAATGTCTTGGCGAGACTCCATCGGGATCACATTTTTTGTACCTTGTGGCTGGATGATCAACCTGAGAGTTTCAATACGCTACTGCTCGATATGCAGGAGGAGCTTCTCTGGGTGGATGTTCCGCGCAATTTTCCGCAGAACGTGCGCCCGGAATGTCCCGTTACGATTATCGCCAGCGTTGATGGTCTGGTTAGCGGGTTCCGCAGCAGCATAGTTCGGGTGGAAAGGGAGGCCATCGTGATCCGCTACCCGGATGCCCTTTATCAATTGCAGCGTCGTCAGTTATACCGGGTCCCGCCGACCGTGCAGGATCCAGATCAGGTAGAGGCATATCGGCAGGGCGCGCAGATGATTACAGGACGGATGCAGGATATCAGTGCGGGCGGCTTGCGCATGCTTAGCCGTCGTCCAAAAGATTTTCCCTTTCAGCCGGGAGAGCGGATACCGCAACTCATCTTCGGTATTCGTGACAGTGCGCCGCTGCGTATGCCAGCGATCGTACGCTTTGTGGATACTTCTGCGACGGATGGCTCCAGTGTTATTCTGGGGCTCGCGTTTCTGGATCCGGGCGCCGCAGATCAGGAAAAAGTCGCGCAATATGTGCAGGCCCGTGACCGGGAAATCTTAAGTTTGTTGAGCATTGGTTTACGCAGTTCTGCCAAGGCAGAGCCTGTGTCCTGGAAAGGCCGGATCAAGCGCTGGTGGAAAACATGATCACCAA
Protein-coding sequences here:
- a CDS encoding PilZ domain-containing protein yields the protein MTEQIHEVRQYLFADRYRVSSWLHATNVLARLHRDHIFCTLWLDDQPESFNTLLLDMQEELLWVDVPRNFPQNVRPECPVTIIASVDGLVSGFRSSIVRVEREAIVIRYPDALYQLQRRQLYRVPPTVQDPDQVEAYRQGAQMITGRMQDISAGGLRMLSRRPKDFPFQPGERIPQLIFGIRDSAPLRMPAIVRFVDTSATDGSSVILGLAFLDPGAADQEKVAQYVQARDREILSLLSIGLRSSAKAEPVSWKGRIKRWWKT